The window CGCCCTGGCGATGACGAGCAGAGCGTGGAGGGAGAGGGGGCGGCCGCTCGCCGCGTCCTGGAGGTCCATCGGGGCGGGGCCGGGCCGTCAGCGCGCCGCCGCGCCGGCGAGGCGCGGTCCGGGCGGGGCGATGCGCGCGAGCGAAGGGGCGGGCTGCAGCCTCGCCCCGGGTTTCTCGCCGGCACAGTCCGCCCCGGCCTCGGCCGGGAAGCGGGCCACCAGATGGGCGACGAAGCTGCGCAGGCGGGCGGGCAGGAGCCGGCTCGCCATGACGATGGAGACCGGCAGGAGCACGGGCGTCCAGTCCGCGAGCACGGGGCTGAGCGCCCCCGCCCGCACGTGCAGCGCGGCGACGTCGGGCGGCAGCAGCGCGACGCCCTGGCCGGCCGCCGCCAGCCCGGCCACGAGCGCGAAGGTTTCGACGGTGAGGCGGCCGCCGCAGTTGAGGCCCGGGGGCACGCCGGCGTCCGACAGGCCCGCGAGCCCGTCCGCGCAGGCCCGCGCGGCCAGGATCTCGCGGCCGCGGAGGCCGGCCCGCGACGTGATCGCCCCGTGCTCGGCGAGATACCCCGGCGAAGCGTAGAGGCGCAGCCCGATCGAGCCGATCCGGCGCGTGACGAGCGCGCCGTGGTCGGGGGGGCCGAGGCAGACCAGGAGGTCGAGGTCGTGCCCGAGGCGCTGCCCGTCGTGCGCGACCTCCACCACGAGGTCGATCCCCGCGTTCTCGCGCAGGAAGCTCGCCACGATCCTCGCGAGCGTGCCGGCGGCGACCTCTCCGGGCAGGGCCAGGCGGATCCGCCCCTTCAACCCGTGCGCCTGGGCGTGGACGTCCTCGTAGGCCGCGACGGCGTCGTCCACGACGTCGCGGCACCGCTCGAAGCATCGGATCCCGTCCGCCGTCAGCCTCTGCTCGCGCGTCGTCCGCTCGACGAGGGACAGGCCGAGATCGCTCTCGAGCGCCGCGATCCGGCGGGCGATGGTCGAGACGGGGAGGCCGAGCGCCCGTGCGGCATGGGTGAAGGTTTCCCGGCGCCCGACCTCGACGAAGATGATCATGTCGCGGAAGTTGTTGACCCTCTGCGGGCCCATGGGGTCTGTCATTGCGTCGTACCATCGGCGAGGGGCGAGGGATCACGGTGGAGCGGAGAGCCGAGTCTCGTCCGAAGACAGCTCGCATCGTTTGTCCGATGATTGTCTTTATTGGTTAAAAATCGTAAAAATAAGTATGTGACAGAGAACATCCGACCCTGTTATTCTTGCACGCGATGAACATTCAGCAGATGAAAGTCACATAACCAAAGATAAGACCTGCCGTCGTGCGCGGGGAAGATTTGTCCGATACCGTACACAGGGCCCGTCGACGGGGCCGGCCGTGATGGGCGCGGCCGGTCGGGGACCCGCCCCGGCCCTCGATCCGGGTCTGTGGACGTCGGGGAGGTGCGGGCCGGTGATCCGCGTCACACGACGGAACGGCCCGAAGCGACGGAGCAAAGAAAAAGCCCGGCACTGGGCCGGGCTCTCGCGCATGCATGGGGGACTTCGCGGCGCGAGCCGATCCCCCCTCCCTCGATCTCCACCTCCGCGGAGGACCGGCTCCGCTCCCCCGCACCGCGACGTGGCCGGGGGACCGTCGATGGTCCCTCAGCTCCGCGGCTTGGCGTTCTCCGGGTCGTAGAGCGCGCCGTAGCCCACCGCCGCCACCTCGACCGGGTAGGTCTCGCCGAAATACTCGACCTGCAGCTTGCGGCCGACCTCGGCCCGGCCGTGCGGCAGGTAGG is drawn from Lichenibacterium dinghuense and contains these coding sequences:
- a CDS encoding LysR family transcriptional regulator; translated protein: MGPQRVNNFRDMIIFVEVGRRETFTHAARALGLPVSTIARRIAALESDLGLSLVERTTREQRLTADGIRCFERCRDVVDDAVAAYEDVHAQAHGLKGRIRLALPGEVAAGTLARIVASFLRENAGIDLVVEVAHDGQRLGHDLDLLVCLGPPDHGALVTRRIGSIGLRLYASPGYLAEHGAITSRAGLRGREILAARACADGLAGLSDAGVPPGLNCGGRLTVETFALVAGLAAAGQGVALLPPDVAALHVRAGALSPVLADWTPVLLPVSIVMASRLLPARLRSFVAHLVARFPAEAGADCAGEKPGARLQPAPSLARIAPPGPRLAGAAAR